TCATGGACACCTCTCGCCTGATGAATCGCGTCGATGAGGACACCTTCGTGATTCGATTGGAGATGCTCAAGCTTTCCGCCCAGCTCATCCATAACACCCGTCAGGATTGTCACCACATCCTCCAGCGTTTCCCTTCCGTAAACATCCGGCTCCCTTGTCCCCAATAAATTCAGGTTGGGACCGTTCAGCAACAAGACGGAAGTCATCGACCATTCCTCCCCCATAATCTACAGTCTTCGAAAAAAGTTTTTTTCCGTGTAAGAATTTATAAGCGACATGCTTATGAATTCTGGAGCGCATGACGAAGTGCCTCAGCGTACGCTTCCAGCATACCTTCGGCAAAACTAACCGCAAAAACGCGGTCGCTCCGCTTTGAAGAGGCATCGATAGTCGTTTTCTTACTAATGAAACATTTTACCACAAGCCATCCTCGTTCCATAGTGGGCATTCATCTATGCAACATTTCGAACATTGTTACATCCATTTTGACAAGGAACGGAGAATTCCTCCTACCTTGTGGACTCATTCCATGCATGATGCTCGTCTGACTGCTCGAGTATGATTGTCATCCCAATGAACAAGCCAAACGTCAAATACCAAGCGCCTTCCGTACTTAGAGTGGCAACCTCCCAATTTCCGATATGAAAGAAGAAACCCGCTATCCCTAACATAACCGCCCCGTAGACGAGTCCCAGCCACCACGCACGGATACGGCTAAAAAGCAAGCTGAACACAAATGAAGAAACGACTGTTTCAACGAACAATACGATACCACCAAGGCACACGCTCGCAAACGTATTTTCATCCTCGATGCTGATAAAGGGACGTGCAAAGGCTCCGACTCCGTACGGGGTCATGTTCAAAAAGTGAGCCATTAAGCGAACGAGCCCCCAAATGATAGTTCCCCAGAATGCGACCTCCAAAATCTTCGAAGTGGAGATTCTTTTACTCCCTTGCCTACCTTCTTCTGTATGGGATACGCGCGCTTGCTTGTGCTTCCGTCCTGTTTTGCTTACTTCCATTTCCATCACCTCTGTTCTCTAGTATGCTCTTCCTCTAAGCTTTTCACTTTCGCTTTACATTTGTTGGAAAAGTGCGAACTCCTTGTAGCTTCAAGTCGCCATTTCCGTTAATATAGTGGTAAGGATGGTGATTGTATTGGCGCAACAAAACGTACCTAGCTACGGCGGTCAG
This genomic stretch from Brevibacillus sp. DP1.3A harbors:
- a CDS encoding YqhR family membrane protein; this translates as MEVSKTGRKHKQARVSHTEEGRQGSKRISTSKILEVAFWGTIIWGLVRLMAHFLNMTPYGVGAFARPFISIEDENTFASVCLGGIVLFVETVVSSFVFSLLFSRIRAWWLGLVYGAVMLGIAGFFFHIGNWEVATLSTEGAWYLTFGLFIGMTIILEQSDEHHAWNESTR